In the Helianthus annuus cultivar XRQ/B chromosome 11, HanXRQr2.0-SUNRISE, whole genome shotgun sequence genome, one interval contains:
- the LOC110888422 gene encoding uncharacterized protein LOC110888422: MPKYANFLKDLLKGKGKLEELSNIPLNTECSAVVTNKLSEKLTDPGIFTIPFLFGGDVKNHVIADLGANINFMPYSFYEKLGLGELKPTRMTLALADKTIKYPWGIVENLLVKFDKFVFPRDFVVLDMEADENVPLILGSPFLCTAKALIDVFLGTIILRAGEESVVFKVTKTRGSSVQVEAVALVGGVQVVRKMRRSG; this comes from the coding sequence ATGCCGAAGTATGCTAACTTCTTGAAAGATCTCTTGAAAGGGAAAGGTAAGCTAGAAGAGCTTTCGAATATCCCTCTGAACACCGAGTGTTCTGCCGTGGTGACGAACAAGCTATCGGAGAAACTGACAGATCCGGGTATCTTCACGATCCCATTTTTGTTTGGTGGTGATGTTAAGAATCACGTAATAGCCGACCTTGGTGCTAATATTAATTTTATGCCATATTCATTTTACGAAAAACTAGGCCTTGGTGAACTCAAGCCAACTCGTATGACCTTAGCCTTAGCTGATAAAACCATTAAGTATCCCTGGGGAATTGTAGAAAATTTGCTAGTAAAATTTGATAAATTTGTGTTCCCTAGGGACTTTGTAGTTCTAGACATGGAAGCGGATGAAAATGTACCCCTAATATTAGGAAGTCCATTCTTGTGCACTGCCAAAGCTCTTATAGATGTCTTCTTAGGCACTATCATACTTAGAGCGGGTGAGGAATCGGTAGTTTTTAAGGTTACTAAAACGAGAGGCTCGAGTGTTCAGGTAGAGGCAGTAGCATTGGTGGGGGGAGTGCAGGTTGTGAGAAAGATGAGAAGAAGTGGATGA